One Campylobacter sp. RM16192 genomic region harbors:
- a CDS encoding threonine aldolase family protein gives MTYFQCDYASGAHPKIIENLVATNNDQCLGYGSDKYCESAIKKIKDACKKPAADVHFLVGGTQTNSIVIASILRPHQGVISADSGHIAVHEAGAIEAGGHKVLILPSIDGKITADQVKECYELHQKDPVRHHTVQPGMVYISFPTEIGTLYSRQELKDLSEACRSLNLPLFIDGARLGYGIMSEFCDLNLADIAEFCDIFYIGGTKCGTLFGEAVVITNETLKKDFRYIMKQRGALLAKGRMLGIQFDTLFTDNLYFEICKNAVSYALKIRKAFEDKGVEVMANSQTNQQFFALSDEWLEKLSKKYVFQFIYKMADGRNFIRVCTSWSSKEEDINSLIEDISAL, from the coding sequence GGCAGTGATAAATATTGTGAAAGCGCAATAAAAAAGATCAAAGACGCTTGTAAAAAACCTGCTGCAGATGTACATTTTTTGGTTGGAGGTACTCAGACAAACTCTATAGTTATAGCCTCTATTTTACGTCCTCATCAGGGCGTAATTTCAGCAGATAGCGGTCATATAGCAGTCCATGAAGCTGGAGCCATAGAGGCTGGTGGACATAAGGTTTTGATTTTACCCTCAATTGATGGGAAAATAACAGCTGATCAGGTAAAAGAGTGTTATGAGCTTCATCAAAAAGATCCTGTAAGGCATCATACAGTCCAGCCTGGAATGGTATATATCTCTTTTCCTACAGAGATTGGTACGCTTTATTCAAGGCAAGAGCTTAAAGATCTTAGCGAGGCTTGCAGAAGCTTGAATTTACCGCTTTTTATAGACGGAGCTAGGCTAGGATATGGGATAATGAGCGAATTTTGTGATCTAAATTTGGCAGATATTGCTGAGTTTTGCGATATTTTTTATATCGGAGGCACTAAATGCGGAACCCTTTTTGGAGAAGCTGTTGTTATCACAAATGAAACTCTTAAAAAAGATTTTAGATATATAATGAAGCAAAGAGGTGCGCTTTTGGCCAAGGGAAGGATGCTTGGAATTCAGTTTGATACGCTATTTACCGATAATCTTTACTTTGAAATTTGTAAAAATGCCGTTTCTTACGCGCTTAAAATCAGAAAAGCCTTTGAGGATAAAGGCGTAGAGGTTATGGCGAATTCTCAAACCAATCAGCAATTTTTTGCACTTAGTGACGAGTGGCTTGAGAAGTTAAGCAAAAAATATGTGTTTCAGTTTATTTATAAGATGGCTGATGGGCGTAATTTTATTAGGGTTTGTACTAGTTGGTCTAGCAAAGAAGAGGATATAAATAGCCTAATAGAGGATATTTCCGCTTTATAA